The DNA window GCACTTCGCCGGCCTGCGGCGGCTGGACGTCGATCTCGACGATCTGCAGGGGCTGGCCGGCGGCGAAAGCGACGGCGGCGCGGCTCTTGATGACCCGGCTCATGGGCGATGTCTCCTGGTGGTGGCGTCCCGGGAAGGGAAACAAGGACGAACGTGGAACGGATCTGATCCGACGCGGTGCGCGGCCGCGACGAGGCTATTTCGAATACGGTTTCATTTCAGGTACGAGCGCACCAGCGCGGCGATCTCGTCGATGCTGGCGTTGCGGCCGCGGTCGGCCACGGCTTGGCCGAGTTCCTCGCGGATATGGCTTTCCAGCACCTCCGACATCAGCCCATTGATCGCGCCGCGGATCGCCGCGATCTGCTGCAGCACCGCCGCGCAGTCGCTGCCGGCCTCGAGCGCGCGCTCCAGGGCCTCGGTCTGGCCCTTGATCCGGCGCACCCGGGTCAGGACGCGTTTTTTCTCTTCCGGCGAATGCGGCATGGCGGCGGGCTCCGGGATGCGATCGTATCCTATACCCCCCTATAGTATCAGAAAGACGGGGTCGGGGATTGGAGATTGGGGATTCGCGGGCAAGAACCGCTTTGAAGGTCAGAGCGGCGCGAACCGGCAAGGACGATGCGCTCGTCCGGACGCGCGCGTCTGTAGCAGCGGCGTAAGCCGCGACCACCGAAGCGGTGTTCGCAAGCACGGCGGCCGAAGCGCGCGCGCAGCGGTCGATCGTCGCCAGCGCTGGCGGAAGACGGGTTTGGGAAGGGGGCGAGGGATTTAACCGCTTCGGCGGTCGCGGCTCGCGCCGCTCCTACCCCAATGCCGAGCGACCCGCTTTGCGAATCTCCAATCCCAAATCCCCAATCCCGGCTTCACCCCGTGTTCTGCACGCCCGCCGCGATGCCGTTGACCGTCGCCACCAAGGCCTGCTGCAGGATGTCGTCGGGACGACCGGCGGCGCGCCAGCGCGCCAACAGGTCGACTTGCAGCAGGCTGATCGGGTCGACGTAGGGGTTGCGCAGGCGGATCGACTGGCGCAGGCGATGATCGCCGGCCAGCAGTTCGTCGCTGCCCTTGATCGCCAGCACCGCGCGACGGGTGCGTTCGAACTCCTCGGCAATGCCCGGATGGAAACGCGCGTGCAGATCGCCTTCGGGCAGGTCGCGGGCGAGCATCGAGTAGCGTTCGAAGATCGCCGGGTCGGATTTGGCCAGGACCATTTCCAGATCGTCGATCAGGGTGCCGAAGAACATCCAGTCGCGCGCCATTTCCGCCAACGCGTCGCGGCCATGATCGCGCAGGGCACGCTCGAGCGCGGTGCCGACGCCGTACCAGGCGGTCAGCCCGGCGCGGTTCTGCGACCAGGCGAACACCCACGGAATCGCGCGCAGCGAACCGATGTCGCCGGCGCCGGCGCGCTTGGCCGGGCGCGAGCCGATGCGCAGGCGCTCGATCACGTCGATCGGGGTGGCGGCGCGGAAATACGCCGGGAACAGCTCGTCGTCGTGCACCAGCGCACGGTAATGCGCGCGCGCGGCGGCGGCCAGCTCCGCGGCCAGCGCGCGCCAGCCGTCGCCGCGCGGTTCCGGCGGACGCGGGCGCAGGGTCGCGCGCAGCACCGCGCCGGTGGTCTGCTCCAGGTTGCGCAGCGCCAGCGCGCGGATGCCGTACTTGCGATGGATCACTTCGCCCTGCTCGGTCAGGCGCAGATAGCCGTCGACCGAGCCGCGCGGCGCGGCGATCACCGCGCGCTCGGTCTTGCCGCCGCCGCGGCTGATCGAGCCGCCGCGGCCGTGGAAGAAGGCGATGCGCACGCCGCTTTCGGTGGCCAGCGCGGTCAGCGCGCTCTGGGTGCGGTGCAGCGCCCAGCGCGAGGCCAGCATGCCGCCGTCCTTGGCGCTGTCGGAATAGCCCAGCATCACCACCTGGCGATTGCCGCGCAGGCGCAGGTGGTCGCGATACACCGGGTCGGCGAACAAGGCGCGCAAGGTGTCGGCGGCGGCGTCGAGGTCGTCGACGGTTTCGAACAGCGGCGCGACGTCGAGCGGCACCCGGCCGTCGCGCTCGGCGCAGCCGGCGGTCTTGGCCAGGGCCAGCACCGCCAGCGCATCGGCCGCGCTGCGGCTCATGCTGACGATGTAGGGACCGAAGGCGCGCTCGCCGTAGCGCGGGCGCAGGCGGGCCACGGCGCGGAACACGTCCAGGGTCGGTTGCGCGGCGGCGGCGGCGCTGCGCGGAGCCGGCGCCTCGCCGTCGAGCACGCCGTGCAGGCGCGCGGCACGCGCGGCGACGTCGAGCGCGGCCCAGTCCGGTTCGTCGAGCAGCGCGGCCAGTGCGGCGTCGTGGGTGGCCGAATCCTGGCGCAGGTCCAGGCTGGCGAGATGGAAGCCGAAGCATTCGGCGCGGCGACGCAGGCGGCGCACGGCGAAGCCGCCGGCGTGCGCGCCCTGGTGCGCGGCCAGGCTGCGCTCGATCAGGGCGATGTCGGCCAGGAATGCGGCGGCATCGGGATAGCCGTGCACGCTCTCGTCGAGCGTGGCCTGCAGCCGCGCCGACATCAGGTTGAGCAGGTTGCGGTAGGGCATGTCGGCATGGCGCGGCCTGAGCAGCGCGGCGGCCTTGGGCAGCTGATAGCGATAGTCCTCGACCCGCGCCAGCACCGCGTCGTCGACCCGCACCCGGCTGACCGACTGGCTGAGCA is part of the Lysobacter firmicutimachus genome and encodes:
- the frmR gene encoding formaldehyde-responsive transcriptional repressor FrmR encodes the protein MPHSPEEKKRVLTRVRRIKGQTEALERALEAGSDCAAVLQQIAAIRGAINGLMSEVLESHIREELGQAVADRGRNASIDEIAALVRSYLK
- the ppc gene encoding phosphoenolpyruvate carboxylase; amino-acid sequence: MNALLDTSDEPLRAVDFASTDALLRDDVKTLGALVGEILAEQRGQDFLDAVERLRRAAIRRREAQAPIGALADALADTDPEQAGDLVRAFATYFQAVNLAERVHRIRRRRDYERSGAGAQPGGLRDALGALARQGVSAEEVVALLARLRIEPVFTAHPTEAVRRALLEKERTIVSCLVDDIDRGRTPAERRADRERIRLALTASWQTAEAPAVKPSVADEFEHVGFYLSEVLYRVLPVFYEMFEEALRETYGAGASLPDVLGFGTWVGGDMDGNPNVGADTIAATLAGQRALVLNAYRRELGALAELLSQSVSRVRVDDAVLARVEDYRYQLPKAAALLRPRHADMPYRNLLNLMSARLQATLDESVHGYPDAAAFLADIALIERSLAAHQGAHAGGFAVRRLRRRAECFGFHLASLDLRQDSATHDAALAALLDEPDWAALDVAARAARLHGVLDGEAPAPRSAAAAAQPTLDVFRAVARLRPRYGERAFGPYIVSMSRSAADALAVLALAKTAGCAERDGRVPLDVAPLFETVDDLDAAADTLRALFADPVYRDHLRLRGNRQVVMLGYSDSAKDGGMLASRWALHRTQSALTALATESGVRIAFFHGRGGSISRGGGKTERAVIAAPRGSVDGYLRLTEQGEVIHRKYGIRALALRNLEQTTGAVLRATLRPRPPEPRGDGWRALAAELAAAARAHYRALVHDDELFPAYFRAATPIDVIERLRIGSRPAKRAGAGDIGSLRAIPWVFAWSQNRAGLTAWYGVGTALERALRDHGRDALAEMARDWMFFGTLIDDLEMVLAKSDPAIFERYSMLARDLPEGDLHARFHPGIAEEFERTRRAVLAIKGSDELLAGDHRLRQSIRLRNPYVDPISLLQVDLLARWRAAGRPDDILQQALVATVNGIAAGVQNTG